The following coding sequences are from one Mycoplasma tullyi window:
- a CDS encoding glucose-6-phosphate isomerase: MIKLTFNLIKGLDYKKLEENYQTKLNEILNQLKNKTTPSANMLGWIDYVDQDHTEIYKSIDNKIAEWDQLNVTDVVVIGIGGSFTGIKAILDVVAYLPSEQKRQIHFIRSLSENSFLRTLEAVKDKNWGIVVISKSGTTLEPSVGFKLFREALYKQYGEQAQKRIVAITDPKKGVLHDIAVKNKYEMLPIYSDIGGRFSTLTPSGLLIAGLVGADYKQLIEGAKKAKADLFSSSQLEKNTAYTYAALRHYLYTEMKKDVEIAITYEEQHEYLMLQHRQLFGESEGKSLNSLFPTYSVFTTDLHSMGQLYQDGKKIFFETVFSFEKANKNALKLQNSQFGNDDQLDYLTNKSVNQLNYVACEATKQAHASAGVPIIEIDVEQNNAYGFGYVYYWLCIATSVSALLLGHDPYDQPGVEDYKQRMFKLLKA; this comes from the coding sequence ATGATTAAATTAACCTTTAACCTAATCAAAGGTTTAGACTATAAAAAATTAGAAGAAAACTATCAAACTAAACTGAATGAAATCCTTAATCAACTAAAGAATAAAACAACCCCAAGTGCTAATATGTTGGGTTGAATTGATTATGTTGATCAAGATCACACTGAGATATATAAAAGCATTGATAATAAAATTGCTGAATGAGATCAATTAAATGTAACAGATGTTGTTGTTATTGGAATTGGTGGATCATTTACAGGTATTAAAGCAATCTTAGATGTTGTTGCTTATTTACCAAGTGAACAAAAAAGACAGATTCACTTTATTCGCAGTTTAAGTGAAAATTCATTCTTAAGAACACTAGAAGCAGTTAAAGATAAAAACTGGGGAATTGTTGTGATTTCCAAATCAGGAACAACCCTAGAACCTTCAGTTGGATTTAAATTATTCCGTGAAGCTTTGTATAAACAATACGGTGAACAAGCACAAAAAAGAATTGTTGCGATTACAGATCCTAAAAAAGGTGTGTTGCATGATATTGCTGTTAAAAATAAATATGAGATGTTACCAATCTACTCTGATATCGGAGGAAGATTTTCAACACTTACACCAAGTGGGTTGTTAATTGCTGGTTTAGTAGGTGCTGACTACAAGCAATTAATTGAAGGTGCTAAAAAAGCTAAAGCTGATTTGTTTAGTTCAAGTCAACTAGAAAAAAACACAGCTTATACTTATGCAGCATTAAGACATTATCTTTACACAGAAATGAAAAAAGATGTAGAAATTGCAATCACTTATGAAGAACAACATGAATACTTAATGCTTCAACACCGTCAACTATTTGGTGAAAGCGAAGGTAAATCATTAAATTCGTTGTTCCCAACATATTCTGTGTTTACGACTGATCTACACTCAATGGGACAACTATATCAAGACGGTAAAAAGATTTTCTTTGAAACAGTTTTCTCATTTGAAAAAGCGAATAAAAACGCGTTAAAATTGCAAAATTCTCAATTTGGTAACGATGACCAACTAGATTATTTAACCAACAAATCAGTTAACCAACTTAACTATGTTGCGTGTGAAGCAACAAAGCAAGCTCATGCTTCTGCAGGTGTTCCAATCATCGAGATCGATGTTGAACAAAACAATGCTTATGGATTTGGTTATGTATACTACTGATTATGTATCGCAACTTCAGTATCAGCATTACTATTAGGCCACGATCCTTATGATCAACCTGGGGTTGAAGATTACAAACAAAGAATGTTTAAATTACTAAAAGCATAA
- the rsgA gene encoding ribosome small subunit-dependent GTPase A — MIARIISINANDLFCEVDNELKKLHAPGKWKHQKINLAPNDLLELNDQGEIIKLIERKNYLNRPKVANLDYVVLVFSIKDPQLNLRQLFKFMVYFESQLGFKPLIVFSKLDLDHDQDEFKKIIDALIEMNYQVFRLNKPNDFDRLKNLLANKVSIFCGHSGVGKSTLLKRLDTSLDIWTQAVSTKLKRGKNTTTSTKLYKFLDGYLVDSPGFSIYDLNLTKQQLSCGLIEFSQYQTKCKFNDCLHLENSADCYLKKKINSLIYQIYLDVVKSII; from the coding sequence ATGATTGCAAGAATTATAAGTATTAATGCAAACGATTTATTTTGTGAAGTAGATAATGAACTTAAAAAACTTCATGCTCCTGGAAAGTGAAAGCATCAAAAAATTAATTTAGCACCTAATGATTTATTAGAACTTAATGATCAAGGTGAAATCATTAAGTTAATTGAACGTAAGAATTATTTGAATCGACCTAAGGTGGCTAACCTTGATTATGTTGTTTTAGTTTTTTCGATTAAAGATCCTCAACTAAATTTAAGACAACTATTTAAATTCATGGTTTATTTTGAATCGCAATTGGGATTCAAACCTTTGATTGTTTTTTCTAAATTAGATCTAGATCACGATCAAGATGAATTTAAAAAGATCATTGATGCTTTGATAGAAATGAACTATCAAGTATTTAGGTTAAATAAACCTAACGATTTTGATCGTTTGAAAAATTTATTAGCCAACAAAGTCTCAATCTTCTGTGGTCACAGCGGAGTTGGTAAATCAACTCTACTTAAACGCTTGGACACTTCACTTGATATCTGAACTCAAGCAGTTTCAACCAAACTAAAAAGAGGTAAAAACACAACAACATCAACCAAACTTTACAAGTTTTTGGATGGTTATCTTGTTGATTCTCCTGGGTTCTCTATTTATGATCTAAACCTAACAAAACAACAACTAAGTTGTGGCTTAATTGAGTTCTCACAATACCAAACTAAATGCAAATTTAACGACTGTTTGCACCTTGAAAATAGTGCTGATTGTTATCTTAAGAAAAAGATTAATTCATTAATCTACCAAATATATTTAGATGTGGTTAAGTCCATAATTTAG
- a CDS encoding serine/threonine protein kinase: MANNNQQVNKKKNKPNSEGYLMINDKLFNRYVILSKLTTGGMNSVIYTAKNIMADSTKLNDSKKSTVVIKIVKRAPEDTDDKWAKLQQELITSSRISHPNLIATYETDDKGILIERNNRVIRINDILVIVMEYVQGTTLRNYIISKGNLSVKEALYYFRRMVEGIQKLHNYSHQIIHRDLKPENLMLSKDYRELKIIDFGISTSISNESVLKVLTNEKALYGTHEYMCPDALQKEPVLDENGKAVINPKTNTPLMRWKAPTVQYDFYAFGVILFEMLTGQKPFNKKIDDKKLERPQDIINLPNKFDVPLMKAMGFDVPNSVENIVFRCMASKKEDRKFRYQSCEEILADLDKVDKEQTLLKPLEKRVLQKDRQFMPTEIAVDKEPIIFKYWTFWTITALVIVVVLLTLGLIIFNFSGAIK; the protein is encoded by the coding sequence ATGGCTAATAACAACCAGCAAGTTAATAAGAAAAAAAATAAACCAAACTCCGAAGGCTATTTAATGATTAATGACAAACTGTTTAATCGGTATGTCATTTTAAGTAAATTAACCACAGGAGGAATGAATTCAGTGATTTATACTGCCAAAAACATCATGGCAGATTCAACTAAACTGAATGATTCCAAAAAAAGCACTGTTGTTATTAAGATTGTTAAGAGAGCTCCAGAAGACACTGATGACAAGTGAGCTAAACTACAACAAGAATTAATTACGTCTTCGCGGATTAGTCACCCTAATCTGATTGCCACTTATGAAACTGACGACAAGGGAATTCTGATCGAACGTAATAATCGCGTGATCAGAATTAATGATATTCTTGTTATCGTAATGGAATACGTCCAAGGGACGACGTTACGCAATTACATTATTAGCAAGGGTAATCTTTCAGTTAAAGAAGCGCTATATTACTTTAGAAGAATGGTGGAAGGGATTCAGAAATTACATAATTATTCTCACCAGATTATTCACCGAGATTTAAAACCTGAAAATCTGATGTTGTCAAAAGATTATCGGGAATTAAAAATCATCGATTTTGGGATTTCAACATCAATTAGTAATGAATCGGTTCTAAAGGTTTTGACAAACGAAAAAGCATTATATGGAACACATGAATACATGTGTCCAGATGCACTACAAAAAGAACCAGTTTTGGATGAGAACGGCAAAGCTGTTATTAATCCCAAAACCAATACACCATTAATGCGTTGAAAAGCACCGACAGTGCAATATGATTTTTATGCGTTTGGCGTGATCTTGTTTGAGATGTTAACAGGGCAAAAGCCGTTTAATAAAAAGATTGATGATAAGAAATTAGAACGTCCTCAAGATATTATTAATTTGCCTAATAAGTTTGACGTGCCATTGATGAAAGCAATGGGTTTTGATGTGCCTAATTCTGTGGAAAATATTGTTTTTAGATGCATGGCATCTAAAAAAGAAGATCGTAAGTTTCGCTATCAATCATGTGAGGAGATTTTAGCTGATCTTGATAAAGTTGATAAAGAGCAAACTTTATTAAAACCGTTAGAAAAACGGGTTTTGCAAAAAGACCGTCAGTTTATGCCAACTGAAATTGCAGTTGATAAAGAACCAATAATTTTTAAATACTGAACATTTTGAACAATTACAGCATTAGTAATTGTTGTCGTGTTATTAACTTTAGGATTAATCATCTTTAATTTTTCAGGTGCTATCAAATAA
- a CDS encoding PP2C family serine/threonine-protein phosphatase: MKKVYASSTHVGIVREENQDAVFVGTNQYHNIIALVCDGLGGYKGGAIASTLTRDLIRDNFLSTNFNNLSDEKMEDWFKKVLLKCKKQIAKYIDDNDKKFQKEHDGFSLRQMATTIVLSIVANEKIYTFWVGDSRAYLISKDKSVSQITNDHNLYNYLKKINASAVTFKANEKELLALTNIVSKDTSKVDFDTSFDFINKGDEYLLLSSDGFYNFVMPEQFHDLLSLTNDMQKVADNLIQNGMNAMSNDNLSVVVVKLTEVING, from the coding sequence ATGAAAAAAGTATATGCAAGTTCGACCCATGTAGGGATTGTCCGTGAAGAAAATCAAGATGCTGTTTTTGTTGGCACCAACCAGTATCATAATATCATCGCATTAGTATGCGATGGTTTGGGTGGTTACAAAGGTGGAGCAATTGCCAGTACCTTAACCCGTGATCTAATTCGCGATAATTTTTTATCAACTAATTTTAACAATCTTAGTGATGAAAAGATGGAAGATTGGTTCAAGAAAGTTTTACTTAAATGTAAGAAACAAATTGCTAAATACATCGATGATAACGATAAAAAATTCCAAAAAGAACATGATGGTTTTTCATTAAGACAGATGGCGACAACGATTGTTTTATCAATCGTTGCTAATGAAAAAATCTACACTTTTTGAGTGGGAGACTCACGTGCTTATTTAATATCTAAAGATAAATCTGTAAGTCAAATCACCAACGATCACAATCTTTATAATTACTTAAAAAAGATTAATGCTTCAGCAGTTACATTCAAGGCTAATGAAAAAGAACTATTAGCACTAACAAATATCGTATCTAAAGATACGTCTAAAGTTGATTTCGACACCTCATTTGATTTTATTAATAAGGGTGATGAATACCTATTATTATCATCAGATGGGTTTTATAACTTTGTTATGCCTGAACAGTTTCACGACCTATTAAGTCTTACTAATGATATGCAAAAAGTTGCTGACAATCTAATTCAAAACGGAATGAATGCTATGTCTAATGATAACTTAAGTGTGGTAGTGGTGAAACTAACTGAGGTTATTAATGGCTAA
- the gmk gene encoding guanylate kinase, translating to MSNKQGLIILISGPSGVGKGTIVSRLLTDDKLKLNVSISATTRKKRESEVEGVHYFFKTKDEFEAMIANNQLLEYANYVNNYYGTPLSLVKEILDKNENLILEIEYQGVLQVLKKGFKTLSIFVLPPSEDELVARLKKRGTENDQVIKDRLEQAVKEYAHQEIYDHTIINDDLEKTIEDIKELIRKYSQ from the coding sequence ATGAGTAACAAGCAGGGTTTAATCATCTTAATATCAGGTCCTAGTGGGGTTGGTAAGGGCACGATAGTTAGTAGGCTTTTAACTGATGACAAGTTAAAACTGAACGTTTCAATATCAGCTACAACAAGAAAAAAACGTGAATCTGAAGTTGAAGGAGTTCATTATTTTTTCAAAACTAAAGATGAGTTTGAAGCAATGATTGCTAACAACCAATTGTTAGAATATGCTAACTACGTTAATAACTATTATGGAACACCGCTTTCATTAGTTAAAGAAATCTTAGATAAAAATGAAAACTTGATTTTAGAAATTGAATACCAAGGGGTACTTCAAGTTTTAAAAAAGGGTTTTAAAACTCTAAGTATCTTTGTGCTTCCCCCTTCTGAAGATGAACTAGTTGCTCGATTAAAAAAACGAGGAACTGAAAACGACCAAGTGATTAAAGATCGATTAGAACAAGCTGTGAAAGAATATGCGCATCAAGAAATATATGATCATACGATCATTAATGATGATCTAGAAAAAACGATCGAAGATATTAAAGAATTAATTCGTAAGTATAGTCAATAA
- the def gene encoding peptide deformylase yields the protein MKSKLKPSNDWLVTDDNPKMREVCTEVKFPLDQEVLDVIDKMLAYVDESFDDNAEKYDIRPGIGIAANQLGLNQRFFYIHFTDFCNKEHRYLLINPEWIDKSLNKAYLSIGEGCLSVPKDKDGYVIRNEKVKLKGFDYLTNKDVEIEAHGLLAMCLQHEMDHLEGKFYYDSINMMKPFFKKDEWVSIDQKACDQCK from the coding sequence ATGAAAAGCAAATTAAAACCTAGTAATGACTGATTAGTAACTGATGACAACCCCAAAATGCGTGAAGTATGCACTGAGGTAAAGTTCCCTTTAGATCAAGAAGTGCTTGATGTCATTGATAAGATGTTAGCTTATGTTGATGAAAGCTTTGATGATAATGCTGAGAAGTATGACATCCGTCCAGGGATTGGGATCGCAGCTAACCAATTAGGGTTAAATCAAAGATTTTTTTACATTCATTTTACCGATTTTTGTAATAAAGAACACCGATACTTACTTATCAATCCCGAATGGATTGATAAGAGTCTTAACAAAGCTTACTTAAGTATTGGTGAAGGTTGTTTATCAGTTCCTAAAGACAAGGATGGTTATGTAATTAGAAATGAAAAAGTCAAACTCAAAGGTTTTGATTACTTAACGAATAAAGATGTTGAAATTGAAGCACATGGATTGTTAGCAATGTGCTTACAACATGAGATGGATCATTTAGAAGGTAAGTTTTATTATGATTCAATCAACATGATGAAACCATTCTTTAAAAAAGACGAATGGGTAAGCATTGATCAAAAAGCATGTGATCAATGTAAGTAG